In one Desertibacillus haloalkaliphilus genomic region, the following are encoded:
- a CDS encoding 5'-3' exonuclease, which translates to MSVFVMFPKLLTEKTLLCALKSVSERLKRQNNNIVQEVSYDQMNRLSFDVSNKGGPLAQQGSDMDSLFAFVEPANNVEVKTREEGDLVIVDCMFIEGNVASDVSVAIDKVVQTVFDQCSTGALVQGFTADEGSFSVTMKSVQQPVKEHVEPVKTTTEDDCKEKLLLIDGSNLLAKGYFATSWRGDLKPNSNGLYTNGVYVFMKSLFRLIRQYEPTHVITCWDRDSKKTFRKQMYPEYKAGRESDEELKQQFPLCETLLHAMNVPYFSHETWEADDYIGTLATQWKKHHDGEVLIASSDKDLFQLLDDRTHQLFKRQGEDESMFTAADFQKQYGIATSQWLTAKAILGDKSDNIPGIKGVGEKFLPALADYKIFHIEDLYNDEVIEALKESPYKRYVNKIEGSKEVAELSYELSKIVCDIEGCQVDFNDLVLNVNKEAMEVQLEELELTKLIGEF; encoded by the coding sequence ATGAGTGTATTTGTGATGTTTCCTAAGCTGTTAACAGAGAAGACGTTGTTATGTGCGTTGAAAAGCGTATCAGAGCGACTAAAAAGGCAAAATAACAACATCGTCCAAGAGGTTTCCTATGATCAAATGAATCGTTTATCGTTCGATGTCTCGAATAAAGGGGGGCCATTGGCGCAACAAGGATCAGATATGGATAGCTTATTTGCATTTGTTGAGCCTGCTAACAACGTGGAGGTTAAAACAAGAGAAGAGGGAGATCTAGTCATTGTAGATTGTATGTTTATTGAAGGTAATGTTGCTTCTGATGTTAGTGTTGCGATTGATAAAGTGGTTCAAACCGTATTTGATCAATGCAGTACAGGTGCTCTTGTTCAGGGTTTTACAGCTGATGAAGGTTCTTTTTCTGTTACAATGAAATCTGTTCAACAACCTGTAAAGGAGCATGTAGAGCCAGTGAAAACAACCACGGAAGATGATTGTAAAGAGAAGTTATTATTGATTGATGGAAGCAATCTATTGGCTAAAGGCTACTTTGCCACCTCATGGAGAGGGGATTTAAAACCGAATTCTAATGGCCTTTATACAAATGGTGTTTATGTCTTCATGAAATCACTCTTTCGCTTAATACGGCAATATGAGCCTACCCATGTCATCACTTGCTGGGATCGAGACTCCAAAAAGACGTTTAGAAAACAAATGTATCCTGAGTACAAGGCTGGAAGAGAAAGTGACGAAGAATTAAAACAGCAATTTCCTCTTTGCGAAACGCTGTTACACGCCATGAATGTGCCTTACTTCTCCCATGAGACGTGGGAAGCTGATGATTACATTGGAACTCTTGCTACTCAATGGAAAAAACACCATGATGGTGAGGTATTGATTGCATCAAGTGATAAGGACTTATTCCAATTGTTAGATGATCGAACTCACCAATTGTTTAAGCGTCAAGGTGAAGACGAGTCCATGTTTACAGCTGCTGACTTCCAAAAGCAATATGGCATCGCCACGAGCCAGTGGTTAACTGCTAAAGCGATACTCGGTGATAAGTCGGATAATATTCCAGGTATTAAAGGTGTTGGTGAGAAGTTTTTACCTGCCTTAGCTGATTATAAGATATTTCACATTGAAGATTTGTACAATGATGAAGTAATCGAAGCATTAAAAGAGAGTCCGTATAAACGTTATGTTAACAAGATTGAAGGGTCTAAAGAGGTTGCTGAACTAAGTTATGAGCTTTCTAAAATCGTTTGTGACATTGAAGGTTGCCAAGTGGATTTTAACGATCTCGTATTAAATGTCAATAAAGAAGCAATGGAAGTGCAACTTGAAGAATTAGAGTTAACAAAGTTAATTGGAGAATTTTAA